Proteins found in one Oculatellaceae cyanobacterium genomic segment:
- a CDS encoding class I SAM-dependent methyltransferase: MTDKSFNKKQQFFDIWASRYDIIFTSVFYQAIHKRLLEYIVLPDHPNILDLGCGTGKLLNRLATHFPQLRGTGLDLSAEMLSQARQNNRHHPRLIYLQGDAEALPFIDGQFDAVFNTLSFIHYPNPEKVFSEVSRVLQPGGKFYLVDPIIKILADTQQVPFSPGGIKFYSPETREHFGRQAGLVCERHYYLLGWILLTIFSCPEV, translated from the coding sequence ATGACAGACAAATCCTTTAACAAAAAACAGCAATTTTTTGACATTTGGGCATCGAGATATGACATAATTTTTACCTCAGTTTTTTACCAGGCTATCCACAAACGCTTGCTTGAATATATCGTGTTGCCAGATCATCCTAATATCCTTGATCTCGGCTGTGGTACTGGCAAATTACTTAATCGCCTTGCTACCCATTTCCCACAGTTACGTGGTACAGGGCTAGATTTATCTGCTGAAATGCTTAGTCAAGCCAGACAAAATAACCGCCATCATCCCCGACTGATTTATTTACAAGGTGATGCTGAAGCACTTCCCTTTATTGATGGTCAGTTTGATGCAGTTTTTAATACTCTCAGTTTTATACACTATCCGAATCCAGAAAAAGTTTTTTCCGAGGTTAGTCGAGTTTTACAACCTGGTGGAAAATTCTATTTAGTAGATCCGATTATTAAAATACTTGCTGATACTCAGCAAGTACCATTTTCTCCAGGTGGAATTAAGTTCTACAGTCCAGAAACTCGTGAACATTTTGGCAGACAAGCAGGGCTTGTTTGTGAAAGGCATTACTATCTGCTGGGTTGGATTTTACTGACAATTTTTAGTTGTCCTGAAGTGTAG
- the cbiE gene encoding precorrin-6y C5,15-methyltransferase (decarboxylating) subunit CbiE, translating to MTSLHIVGIGLDGEAGLTDSVRQIVQQASLLVGSDRHLSYFPNHPAKRLVLDDLNQTIAEINTYIELSNSGRVAVLVSGDPLFFGLGRLLLTKLPAEKLTFHPHLSSVQLAFNRIKISWQDARVISAHGRTLDELIQPLQQGVEKIAVLTDATNSPSVIAHLLKSLDLVNSYKIWVCENLGGEQEQVRCLPIIEIQSQTFAPLNVVVLLKESPTVTQAINLDDLPILGLPDSTFISFSDRPGLMTKREVRILILGELALESRQIIWDIGAGTGSVSIEIARLCPTSHIYAIEKTSAGSTLIEQNCQRLQVENVTSVYGTAPDVLVNLPAPDRIFIGGSGGNLKEILDTCETALTSNGVLVLALATVEHQHTAMEWLRDRSWQTRLLQVQLSRSVPIASLTRFSPLNPVTLITATRNLIFNT from the coding sequence TTGACTTCACTACATATCGTTGGCATTGGTTTAGATGGAGAAGCTGGACTCACTGATAGTGTTAGGCAGATTGTTCAGCAAGCTAGTTTATTAGTAGGAAGCGATCGCCATCTGAGTTATTTTCCAAATCACCCAGCAAAACGCTTAGTTTTAGACGATTTAAATCAAACAATTGCAGAAATTAACACTTATATAGAACTTAGTAATAGTGGTAGAGTTGCTGTTTTAGTTAGTGGTGATCCGCTATTTTTCGGCTTAGGGCGGTTGTTGTTAACGAAACTACCTGCGGAAAAACTTACTTTTCATCCACATCTCAGTTCTGTACAACTTGCTTTTAATCGGATAAAAATATCTTGGCAAGATGCGCGTGTAATTAGCGCACACGGTCGTACTTTAGATGAATTAATTCAACCGCTACAACAAGGGGTTGAAAAAATTGCTGTATTAACAGATGCTACTAATTCTCCTAGTGTGATCGCTCATCTGTTAAAATCTCTAGACTTAGTAAATTCCTACAAAATTTGGGTTTGTGAAAATTTAGGAGGCGAACAAGAACAAGTTCGATGTTTACCTATTATAGAAATACAATCGCAAACATTCGCACCTTTAAATGTAGTAGTTTTGCTAAAAGAATCTCCAACAGTCACTCAAGCAATAAATTTAGATGATTTACCAATACTAGGTTTACCTGATTCTACCTTTATTAGTTTTAGCGATCGCCCTGGTTTAATGACTAAGCGTGAAGTGCGTATTTTGATCTTAGGAGAACTCGCACTTGAATCTAGACAAATTATCTGGGATATTGGCGCTGGTACTGGTTCGGTATCTATAGAAATTGCTCGTTTATGTCCTACTTCTCACATTTATGCGATTGAAAAAACCTCTGCGGGTAGCACATTAATCGAGCAAAACTGCCAACGTCTCCAAGTAGAAAATGTCACATCTGTTTATGGCACAGCACCGGATGTTTTAGTTAATTTACCAGCACCAGACCGCATTTTTATTGGTGGTAGTGGTGGAAATTTAAAAGAAATTTTAGATACCTGTGAAACTGCACTAACGAGTAATGGTGTCTTGGTATTAGCCTTAGCTACTGTAGAACATCAGCATACAGCGATGGAATGGTTGCGCGATCGCTCTTGGCAAACTCGTTTATTGCAAGTACAATTATCCCGTTCTGTTCCCATCGCATCCTTGACTCGTTTCTCCCCTCTAAACCCCGTAACACTTATCACTGCTACCCGTAATCTAATTTTTAATACATAA
- a CDS encoding chlorophyll a/b-binding protein: MNTESNPPNQPIPTENFNQPEPAFGWTAYAEQINGRFAMVGFVGLLILEFFTRQDFFSWLGLR, encoded by the coding sequence ATGAACACTGAATCTAATCCACCTAATCAACCAATACCTACAGAGAATTTTAATCAACCGGAACCAGCCTTTGGTTGGACTGCCTATGCAGAACAAATCAACGGTCGTTTCGCTATGGTAGGTTTTGTAGGTTTATTAATACTAGAATTCTTTACCCGCCAAGACTTTTTCAGTTGGTTGGGTTTGCGTTAA
- a CDS encoding DUF4168 domain-containing protein encodes MAHYNSARYFNRNCIRSVIVATLASVGLLSGIVPGLSGNSQQLVSSNSAYAQDISKSELSNYAKAVLAMEPLRLSAYDEIKKIVGSVPGIVCNQQQSLRGLPKNAQGIAANYCNQSKKIVESNDLTISRFNNITVQIQSDSALQKKVQNELIRLQRKAR; translated from the coding sequence ATGGCTCACTACAACTCTGCTCGTTACTTCAATCGCAATTGCATTCGTTCCGTAATTGTCGCCACTCTAGCTAGTGTTGGGTTACTATCCGGCATAGTACCTGGTTTGTCTGGAAACTCCCAGCAGTTAGTTTCCAGTAATTCTGCTTATGCTCAAGATATAAGTAAGTCAGAATTAAGCAACTATGCTAAAGCTGTATTAGCAATGGAACCATTGCGTCTATCCGCATACGATGAAATAAAAAAAATTGTTGGTTCTGTACCTGGTATTGTTTGTAATCAACAGCAAAGTCTTAGAGGTCTTCCCAAAAATGCCCAGGGAATAGCAGCTAATTACTGTAATCAATCAAAAAAAATTGTTGAAAGCAACGACTTAACTATTTCCCGTTTCAACAACATTACTGTTCAAATTCAATCTGATTCTGCTTTACAAAAGAAAGTTCAAAATGAACTGATTCGGCTGCAAAGAAAAGCCCGCTAA
- a CDS encoding cobalt-precorrin-8X methylmutase has translation MVIKREALLLHPILQQSFAVIDREIGEHNFSANEYAIVRRVIHSTADFEFAQLIRFSNNAIESAIAAIQRGTPIVTDVSMVKQGVSTLVSQTFGNPVISAVEQAQVANPGKTRTETGLLKCLEQFPDAIFVIGNAPTALLALCAELPFLAIQPAIVIGATVGFISVVESKAALAQTPVPQIRIEGRKGGSPAASAIVNALLVLAWEREQYTVKNNF, from the coding sequence TTGGTTATTAAAAGAGAAGCATTGTTACTACATCCAATTCTGCAACAAAGTTTTGCAGTTATTGACCGAGAAATTGGGGAACACAACTTCAGTGCAAATGAATATGCTATTGTGCGGCGGGTAATTCATAGTACGGCTGACTTTGAATTTGCCCAGCTTATACGGTTTAGCAATAATGCGATTGAAAGTGCGATCGCAGCTATTCAACGTGGTACACCCATAGTTACGGATGTCAGCATGGTTAAACAAGGTGTTAGTACCTTGGTATCACAAACATTTGGCAACCCCGTGATTAGTGCTGTAGAACAAGCGCAGGTAGCTAACCCTGGAAAAACTCGCACTGAAACAGGTTTACTCAAATGTTTAGAGCAATTTCCTGATGCTATTTTTGTAATTGGAAATGCTCCTACTGCTTTATTAGCTCTTTGTGCTGAATTGCCTTTTTTAGCTATACAACCAGCAATAGTAATTGGTGCTACTGTTGGCTTTATTTCAGTAGTAGAATCAAAAGCTGCATTAGCTCAAACACCTGTACCGCAAATTCGGATAGAAGGGCGCAAGGGTGGCTCTCCAGCTGCCTCTGCAATTGTTAATGCTTTACTTGTTTTAGCATGGGAACGAGAACAGTATACAGTCAAAAATAACTTTTAG
- the holA gene encoding DNA polymerase III subunit delta: protein MSIYLYWGDDNFAISKAVDTLRGSVLDPNWASFNYDKISPEQTDAIILALNQAMTPPFGMGRRLVWLADTNICQQCSEQLLAELERTLPAIPESVVLLLTSGNKPDGRLKSTKLLQKYAEIQEFSQIPPWKTELLVQQVRASAQQVGVKLNNSAVELLAESVGNDTRQLFNELEKLQLYAGTTATINEQAVAALVNANTQNSLQLAAAIRQGKTVQALQLVSDLISHNEPTLRIVATLIGQFRTWLWVKIMMEDGERDEKAIASAAEVSNPKRIYFLRQEIQSISSKQLTSTLPILLELEISLKRGADAMSTLQTKVIELCQIFHR from the coding sequence ATGTCAATTTACCTCTATTGGGGAGATGATAACTTTGCGATTTCTAAAGCTGTTGATACCCTACGGGGATCAGTTCTCGATCCTAATTGGGCTAGCTTTAACTATGACAAAATCTCCCCAGAACAAACCGATGCTATTATTTTGGCTTTAAACCAAGCAATGACACCACCTTTTGGCATGGGTAGGCGTTTGGTTTGGCTAGCGGATACTAATATTTGCCAACAATGTTCTGAACAATTATTGGCTGAATTAGAGCGTACCTTACCAGCTATCCCTGAGTCTGTGGTATTGTTGCTGACTAGCGGCAACAAACCCGATGGTAGACTCAAATCTACCAAATTACTGCAAAAGTACGCAGAAATCCAGGAGTTTTCTCAAATTCCTCCCTGGAAAACCGAATTATTAGTACAGCAAGTGCGGGCATCTGCACAGCAAGTCGGTGTGAAGCTTAACAACTCTGCTGTGGAACTTTTAGCTGAGTCTGTTGGTAATGATACTCGGCAGCTATTCAATGAACTAGAAAAGTTGCAGCTTTATGCGGGTACTACGGCGACTATTAATGAGCAAGCTGTAGCTGCCTTAGTTAATGCCAATACTCAAAATAGCTTACAGTTAGCCGCAGCGATCAGGCAGGGCAAAACGGTTCAAGCTTTGCAGCTAGTATCTGATTTAATTAGCCATAATGAACCAACCTTGCGAATAGTTGCTACTTTAATCGGGCAGTTTCGCACTTGGTTATGGGTAAAGATTATGATGGAAGATGGAGAGCGAGACGAAAAAGCGATCGCCTCCGCCGCAGAAGTAAGTAACCCCAAGCGCATTTACTTTCTGCGCCAAGAAATTCAATCTATTTCCTCAAAACAACTTACTTCCACGCTACCAATACTGCTAGAGTTAGAAATTAGCCTCAAACGAGGAGCAGATGCGATGTCAACCCTACAAACTAAAGTCATCGAACTGTGTCAAATATTTCACCGATAA
- a CDS encoding AbrB family transcriptional regulator yields the protein MTETATSPLTGRQLLQKVKELSHLPRRETAKQCGYYTNTKNNQTRVNLTDFYDAVLEAKGIPLDPEGSKDGRGREPTYRVSVHKNGQIVIGATYTEAMGLKSGDEFEIKLGYKHIHLIQLDGDKSKAVDDDDESDED from the coding sequence ATGACGGAAACTGCAACAAGTCCCTTAACGGGAAGACAACTGCTTCAAAAAGTAAAAGAACTCTCACACCTGCCACGGAGAGAAACAGCAAAACAGTGTGGTTACTATACCAACACTAAAAATAACCAGACGCGCGTAAATTTAACAGATTTTTATGACGCGGTGTTAGAAGCTAAGGGTATTCCTCTTGATCCAGAAGGCTCAAAAGATGGTCGTGGTCGTGAACCTACTTATCGCGTGAGCGTTCATAAAAATGGTCAAATTGTTATCGGTGCAACTTACACTGAAGCAATGGGCTTAAAATCAGGCGATGAGTTTGAAATTAAGTTGGGTTACAAACATATTCATCTCATTCAGCTTGATGGCGATAAAAGCAAAGCAGTAGACGATGATGATGAATCAGATGAAGATTAA
- a CDS encoding succinate dehydrogenase/fumarate reductase iron-sulfur subunit — MQVLFKITRQPENSPTQIQTYTLDVDPANTILDCLNQIKWEQDGSLAFRKNCRNTICGSCAMRINGRSALACKENVGNELARFQQISDLGIPEITIAPMGNMPVIKDLVVDMRSFWDHLEAVDPYVSTTARQVPEREFLQTPEERSRLDQTGNCILCGACYSECNAREVNPDFVGPHALAKAYRMVADARDDQAEERLEKYHQGTQGVWGCTRCFYCNTVCPMDVAPLDQISKIKQEILDRKDNQASRSIRHRKVLIDLVKEGGWIDERRFGVQVVGNYFRDLKGLLSLAPLGLRMLIRGKFPLVFEPSEGALEVRSLINAVQSLDSQSSSSQSIKSED; from the coding sequence ATGCAAGTACTTTTTAAAATAACTCGCCAACCGGAGAATTCTCCTACACAAATTCAGACTTATACTCTGGATGTAGATCCTGCAAACACGATTTTGGATTGTCTGAATCAAATTAAGTGGGAACAGGATGGTAGTTTAGCTTTTCGCAAAAATTGTCGCAATACCATTTGTGGTAGTTGCGCTATGCGGATTAATGGTCGTTCAGCATTAGCCTGTAAAGAAAATGTCGGCAATGAACTAGCTCGGTTTCAACAAATATCGGATTTGGGTATTCCAGAAATTACCATAGCACCGATGGGTAATATGCCCGTAATTAAAGATTTAGTGGTAGATATGCGTAGTTTCTGGGATCATTTGGAAGCAGTTGATCCTTATGTAAGTACTACTGCTAGACAAGTTCCAGAACGGGAATTTTTACAAACACCAGAAGAGCGATCGCGCCTCGATCAAACTGGTAATTGTATCCTCTGTGGAGCCTGCTATTCTGAATGCAATGCTCGTGAAGTCAACCCAGATTTTGTTGGCCCTCATGCCCTAGCAAAAGCCTATCGTATGGTAGCAGATGCTCGTGACGATCAAGCAGAAGAACGTTTAGAAAAATATCATCAAGGTACTCAAGGAGTTTGGGGTTGTACCCGTTGTTTTTACTGTAATACTGTTTGCCCAATGGATGTAGCACCATTGGATCAAATTAGCAAGATTAAACAGGAAATTCTTGACCGCAAAGATAACCAAGCTAGTCGTTCTATTCGTCACCGTAAAGTCTTAATTGATTTAGTTAAAGAAGGAGGTTGGATTGACGAACGCCGATTTGGTGTCCAAGTTGTGGGAAACTATTTTCGGGATCTAAAAGGCTTGCTCAGTCTTGCACCTCTTGGATTAAGAATGCTAATTCGGGGTAAATTCCCCTTAGTTTTTGAGCCTTCAGAGGGTGCGCTAGAAGTGCGATCACTAATTAACGCTGTTCAATCCTTGGATAGTCAATCCTCTTCATCCCAATCAATCAAATCAGAAGATTAA
- a CDS encoding manganese catalase family protein — translation MFYHKKHLQYYTPPTRPDPIYAKNVQELIGGVFGEMTVMMQYLFQGWNCRGPAKYKDMLLDVGTEEIGHIEILATMIAHLLDKAPVAAQEEGVQDAIVGAVMGGTSPRDVIMGSMNPQHAIVSGLGATPSDSVGYPWNGRFIVSSGNLLADFRSNLHAESQGRLQAVRLYEMSDDPGVKDTLSFLIARDTMHQNLWLAAIEELQDSGMETTPVPSSFPQNLEKSEFSYQFWNHSEGEQSGEGRWAKGKSIDGKGEFEYVANPQPLGPEAELPPPEPKLYGTGK, via the coding sequence ATGTTTTATCACAAAAAGCACCTCCAGTATTACACCCCGCCTACACGACCAGATCCTATCTATGCCAAAAATGTGCAGGAACTAATAGGCGGCGTATTCGGGGAAATGACTGTAATGATGCAGTACTTATTTCAGGGCTGGAACTGTCGAGGGCCTGCCAAGTATAAAGATATGCTGCTCGATGTTGGTACTGAAGAAATTGGGCATATTGAGATTTTAGCAACGATGATTGCCCATTTGCTAGATAAAGCTCCTGTAGCCGCGCAAGAAGAAGGTGTCCAAGATGCGATCGTTGGTGCAGTTATGGGAGGTACAAGCCCCCGCGATGTGATTATGGGAAGCATGAACCCACAGCACGCGATCGTCTCAGGTTTAGGTGCTACACCTAGCGACAGCGTGGGTTATCCCTGGAATGGTCGCTTTATCGTATCTAGTGGCAATTTATTAGCAGATTTCCGGTCTAATCTGCACGCTGAATCACAAGGTAGATTACAAGCAGTGCGCCTCTATGAAATGTCAGACGACCCAGGCGTGAAAGATACTCTGAGTTTCTTAATTGCCCGTGACACAATGCACCAAAATCTGTGGTTAGCAGCAATTGAAGAGCTACAAGACTCTGGGATGGAAACAACCCCTGTTCCCAGTTCTTTCCCACAAAATTTAGAGAAGTCCGAGTTTTCCTATCAGTTTTGGAATCATTCTGAGGGAGAGCAAAGCGGTGAAGGTCGCTGGGCGAAGGGCAAATCAATCGACGGGAAAGGCGAGTTTGAGTATGTGGCTAATCCGCAACCACTTGGCCCGGAAGCAGAATTACCACCCCCAGAACCTAAACTTTATGGTACGGGTAAATAG
- a CDS encoding Tol biopolymer transporter periplasmic protein — protein MKYEKALNIVNKSNFFVFRLDNSRFILSLSVLIAGLLSSCTASGRLLNFPFDPGGRSLNSPGAELKPQIADRYIVFISDRRGRQDVYLFDALEQRLVDLPGLNSLDAIADDPSVSEDGRYIVFTANRQGKSGIYLYDRELRQLRNLTENIPAEVRNPTISADGSAIAFESSANGQWDIVIYDRAGQPINVPTYIP, from the coding sequence ATGAAGTATGAAAAGGCATTAAATATAGTTAATAAAAGTAATTTTTTTGTTTTTAGACTTGACAATTCACGCTTCATACTTTCTTTATCTGTTCTCATTGCTGGTTTATTGAGCAGTTGTACGGCTTCTGGTCGCTTGTTAAATTTTCCTTTTGATCCAGGGGGACGGAGTTTAAATAGTCCTGGTGCTGAGTTAAAACCTCAAATTGCCGATCGCTATATTGTGTTTATTTCCGATCGTCGTGGTAGACAGGATGTATATTTATTTGATGCTTTAGAGCAGCGATTAGTGGATCTTCCAGGGCTAAATTCCCTTGATGCGATCGCAGATGATCCATCTGTTTCTGAAGACGGTCGTTATATTGTCTTTACTGCTAACCGTCAGGGAAAATCTGGAATTTATTTATATGACCGAGAGTTACGTCAATTACGAAATCTTACAGAAAATATACCAGCAGAAGTTCGCAATCCCACAATTAGTGCAGATGGTAGTGCGATCGCCTTTGAATCTAGTGCTAACGGTCAGTGGGATATTGTAATTTACGACCGTGCTGGTCAACCTATAAATGTCCCTACATATATTCCTTAA
- a CDS encoding trypsin-like peptidase domain-containing protein, which yields MSSKYLHLGTSGILAAIAAIGANGINAIAPVDLLDLSHFSNPQPNSAFAQDVDEQVNIRVYKRASPAVVSVSAGNATGSGSIISSDGLVLTNAHVVQNARSTVTVILADGRRLPADIVAFGNNGLDLAVLKIRGQKNLPTISFARSNSVQVGQRAFAIGNPFGQFQGTFTTGIVSRIDQQRGLIQTDAAINPGNSGGPLLNGQGELIGVNTAIFTNGNRGGNIGLGFAISTDRIQPFLTAVRQGTAARTAQRVQPTTASQTAKALPLNGSTIRGFLGKGNNILPVDNSFFEIYSFQGQAGQRIQIDMVSQEIDPFLILIAPNRSQLAQDDNGGGSKNARIVGRLPIAGTYLVIANSYRGGQAGNYQIRGIANAATATNQVQPQGSILRQTGILGSDAPRLPDGSPYRAYSFQGRAGQSVTITLESTDFDPYLILVAPNGQKIAENNNTSQNNPTAVLRGRLSRDGVYRVIVNAANSGGKGRYSLTIR from the coding sequence ATGAGTAGCAAATATCTACATCTTGGAACTTCGGGAATATTAGCTGCGATCGCTGCTATTGGTGCTAATGGTATTAATGCGATCGCTCCAGTTGACCTGCTAGATTTATCCCACTTTAGCAATCCACAGCCAAACAGCGCCTTTGCTCAAGACGTTGATGAGCAAGTTAATATCCGTGTGTATAAACGTGCCAGTCCTGCGGTAGTATCTGTCAGTGCTGGTAACGCTACGGGTAGCGGCAGCATTATTAGCTCAGATGGTTTGGTATTAACTAATGCCCATGTTGTGCAAAACGCTAGGAGTACTGTTACCGTAATCTTGGCAGATGGTCGGCGTTTGCCAGCAGATATTGTTGCGTTTGGTAACAACGGACTAGACTTAGCGGTTCTTAAAATCCGTGGACAGAAAAATCTACCGACTATTAGCTTTGCTCGTTCAAATTCTGTACAAGTAGGTCAACGAGCATTTGCTATAGGTAATCCCTTCGGTCAATTTCAGGGAACTTTTACTACTGGTATTGTCAGCCGGATAGATCAACAGCGCGGTTTGATTCAAACAGATGCCGCTATTAATCCAGGCAATTCTGGAGGGCCACTGCTCAATGGTCAGGGAGAATTAATTGGTGTCAATACAGCAATTTTTACCAATGGTAATAGAGGCGGTAACATTGGTCTAGGCTTTGCAATCTCAACTGACCGCATTCAACCTTTCTTGACCGCAGTACGTCAAGGAACTGCTGCTCGGACTGCTCAACGAGTACAACCAACTACTGCTAGTCAAACAGCTAAAGCTCTGCCTTTAAATGGCTCTACGATTAGAGGATTTTTGGGTAAAGGCAATAATATTTTACCAGTCGATAATAGCTTTTTTGAAATCTACAGCTTTCAAGGTCAAGCTGGTCAAAGGATACAAATTGACATGGTGAGCCAGGAGATTGACCCATTTTTAATTCTCATTGCTCCTAATCGTAGTCAATTGGCTCAGGATGATAATGGTGGCGGTAGTAAAAATGCCAGAATTGTCGGAAGACTACCAATTGCAGGGACTTACTTAGTAATTGCTAACTCTTATAGGGGAGGGCAAGCTGGTAATTACCAAATCCGAGGAATAGCCAATGCGGCTACTGCTACTAATCAAGTGCAGCCACAAGGCTCAATTCTGCGGCAAACGGGCATTTTAGGATCTGATGCCCCCAGGTTACCGGATGGCAGCCCCTACAGAGCATATTCATTCCAAGGTCGCGCTGGTCAATCTGTGACTATTACATTGGAAAGCACCGATTTTGATCCATATTTGATTTTGGTTGCGCCAAATGGTCAAAAGATTGCTGAGAATAATAACACCAGCCAAAACAATCCTACTGCTGTACTCAGGGGTAGGTTAAGCCGTGATGGTGTATATCGCGTGATTGTTAATGCTGCCAATTCTGGAGGGAAAGGTAGATATTCGCTGACAATCCGTTAA
- a CDS encoding biopolymer transporter, producing the protein MSLHIFLKKRVRSNVETRNCTLCRYANASLHLCTVVLSLSLTGCINTQLFNPPQILTGGINSRMPDEHPAYSSDGRYLAFASDRNNNRDIFLYDLQEKRIVDLPNLNRRDSSQDQPAISADGRFIAYVSTERGKTDILVYDRQTQSPQLLTGNGRSSVRHPTITGDGRYVAFETSELGQWHIAVVDRGNVTGESGTLK; encoded by the coding sequence ATGTCCCTACATATATTCCTTAAAAAACGAGTGCGGTCAAATGTAGAGACGCGAAATTGCACTTTGTGCCGCTACGCTAATGCGTCTCTACATTTATGTACAGTTGTGCTTTCTCTGAGTCTGACTGGCTGCATTAATACGCAACTGTTTAATCCGCCACAAATCCTTACCGGAGGCATTAACAGCCGAATGCCAGACGAGCATCCAGCATATAGTAGTGATGGTAGATATCTAGCCTTTGCCTCTGATCGGAATAACAATCGAGATATTTTTTTATACGACTTACAGGAAAAGCGGATTGTAGATTTACCCAATCTTAATCGGCGTGATTCTAGTCAGGATCAACCTGCTATAAGTGCGGATGGTCGCTTTATTGCTTATGTTTCTACAGAACGTGGCAAAACAGATATTTTAGTTTATGACCGACAAACTCAAAGTCCGCAATTGCTTACTGGCAACGGTCGTAGTTCAGTGCGTCATCCTACAATTACAGGCGATGGGCGTTATGTAGCTTTTGAAACTAGCGAGTTAGGTCAATGGCACATTGCTGTCGTAGATCGAGGCAATGTAACTGGAGAATCAGGAACACTAAAATAA
- a CDS encoding type II CAAX endopeptidase family protein — protein sequence MVIFNQATDRWLSSLTAYPAIVKILAFFISWALLWLPILIPLALMLRSRSAKLFTAEQKLPLLASLYLIAPLIVWGAAWVEGVPFSDYGLQIKNLFFVLISLGLGLGFGVIGLVFVFGVQWQLGWVNWHWENRKQLIQVLLPILLLGLWISTTEELIFRGFLQQELNQDYPVWVAGAIASLIFAVTHLLWERQETLPQLPGLWLMGMVLTLARWADGGSLWLACGLHAGWIWGLTCLDTASMISYTGKASQWLTGLSEKPLAGASGLLCLLATATMLLLLKPYFV from the coding sequence ATGGTGATCTTTAATCAGGCAACCGACAGATGGTTGTCTTCATTGACAGCTTATCCAGCTATTGTGAAAATATTAGCTTTTTTCATAAGTTGGGCATTGCTGTGGTTGCCGATATTGATTCCTTTGGCATTAATGCTGCGATCGCGTTCTGCTAAATTATTTACGGCAGAGCAAAAGCTGCCTTTACTTGCTTCTCTCTACCTGATAGCGCCCCTAATTGTTTGGGGAGCAGCTTGGGTGGAGGGAGTACCTTTTTCAGATTATGGTCTACAAATAAAAAATTTATTTTTCGTACTAATATCGCTAGGGCTAGGCTTAGGTTTCGGAGTTATTGGTTTAGTATTTGTTTTTGGTGTGCAATGGCAACTCGGTTGGGTTAATTGGCATTGGGAAAATAGGAAACAATTAATCCAGGTATTACTGCCAATATTATTGTTAGGTTTGTGGATTAGTACCACAGAAGAGTTAATATTTCGCGGTTTTTTACAGCAGGAGCTAAACCAAGATTATCCAGTTTGGGTAGCAGGAGCGATCGCTAGTTTAATATTTGCTGTTACACACCTGCTTTGGGAACGCCAAGAAACTTTGCCACAATTACCTGGATTATGGTTGATGGGAATGGTACTCACCCTGGCACGTTGGGCAGACGGTGGTAGTTTATGGTTAGCTTGTGGACTCCATGCAGGCTGGATTTGGGGTTTAACTTGTTTGGATACAGCTTCTATGATTAGCTACACAGGTAAGGCTTCCCAATGGCTTACGGGGTTATCAGAAAAACCTTTAGCTGGTGCTAGTGGTTTACTTTGCTTACTAGCAACCGCAACAATGTTGTTGCTCCTCAAACCTTACTTTGTTTAA